A single genomic interval of Armigeres subalbatus isolate Guangzhou_Male chromosome 1, GZ_Asu_2, whole genome shotgun sequence harbors:
- the LOC134211954 gene encoding probable ATP-dependent RNA helicase ddx52: MTHRRNTLVVDLSALPKRPSLDVVKELLEKKLKLNMDEVKNIQLHNIKNCVFIEVNNEGVALRLQKQHHLRHSFVYLDVDYYIPVYVDGPTATVRLHDLPPQMSNTTITQHMEQYGKIISIHNEVWKNFFPGIPNGVRVIRLRQEKQIPSHIIVENEPTLVTIRDQNKLAKTHPKATSAAVASNERNSNEDGKAPVDQQNIDEKQSKTNNPPPTRDDLCEDDENNNDDDDSDNDSETEYNSKLQSGAATAKRRLSTGTNETNATEQESKKACGDRCCQDEQECSEENSSDAGWKIYNTRSKKKLFEL; encoded by the coding sequence ATGACACACAGGAGGAACACTCTTGTCGTGGACCTTAGTGCCTTACCAAAGCGTCCCAGTTTAGATGTGGTGAAAGAATTATTGGAGAAGAAGCTTAAACTCAACATGGATGAAGTGAAGAACATTCAGCttcacaatatcaaaaattgtgTGTTTATTGAGGTGAACAATGAAGGTGTAGCACTTCGGTTGCAGAAGCAACATCACCTTCGTCACTCTTTCGTCTATCTCGACGTGGACTACTACATCCCCGTGTACGTCGATGGACCCACCGCTACAGTGAGATTACATGATCTACCGCCTCAAATGTCCAACACTACAATCACTCAACACATGGAACAGTACGGAAAGATAATATCAATACACAATGAGGTATGGAAGAACTTTTTCCCGGGAATCCCGAACGGTGTCCGAGTGATACGACTTAGGCAAGAGAAGCAAATTCCGTCTCACATCATAGTTGAAAACGAGCCCACGCTCGTTACTATCCGAGACCAAAACAAACTAGCTAAAACTCACCCAAAAGCGACCAGTGCAGCAGTAGCGTCAAACGAAAGAAATTCGAACGAGGATGGAAAAGCACCAGTTGATCAACAAAACATCGACGAAAAGCAGAGCAAAACTAATAACCCACCACCGACACGAGACGACTTATGTGAGGACGATGAAAacaacaacgacgacgatgatagCGACAATGATAGCGAAACCGAATATAACAGCAAGCTTCAATCTGGAGCTGCAACGGCAAAGAGAAGGTTGTCAACtggaacgaacgaaacgaatgCTACCGAACAAGAAAGTAAAAAAGCGTGTGGAGATCGATGTTGCCAAGATGAGCAGGAATGTAGCGAAGAAAACTCTTCAGATGCAGGGTGGAAAATCTATAATACTAGGTCTAagaaaaaattatttgaattgtaA